Proteins co-encoded in one Medicago truncatula cultivar Jemalong A17 chromosome 8, MtrunA17r5.0-ANR, whole genome shotgun sequence genomic window:
- the LOC120577584 gene encoding calmodulin-binding transcription activator 3-like: protein MCHSDTVYCLVLNQDLLSVSYKLLLYATGFNSLTSWLLDGDHSVSTCEISYNNNEQEELSKPSTSNAYWDTIESENGFDSTIIPSQDHFDDCVLCPSIFCDHLFSIINISPSWTFEDSEIKVFIFGQFLKSQQEAEVCKWSCMFGEVEVPAEIIGDGVFCCRTPPHKVGRVHFYVTCSNRLACSEVHEFDFRVNTSQEINTAG, encoded by the exons ATGTGTCATTCTGATACTG TATATTGTTTAGTTCTAAATCAGGATCTATTGTCTGTTTCATATAAGCTTTTGCTTTAT GCAACTGGTTTTAATTCCTTAACCAGTTGGCTCCTAGATGGTGATCATTCAGTCTCAACATGTGAGATTAGTTATAATAACAACGAACAGGAAGAACTGAGCAAGCCATCTACTTCTAATGCTTATTGGGATACAATTGAAAGCGAAAATGGATTCGACAGTACAATTATTCCCTCCCAAGATCACTTTGACGACTGTGTACTGTGCCCATCTATTTTCTGTGATCATCTTTTCAGCATCATTAATATTTCTCCTAGCTGGACATTTGAAGACTCAGAAATTAAG gtttttatttttggacaatTCTTAAAGAGTCAACAAGAAGCGGAAGTTTGTAAATGGTCATGCATGTTCGGTGAAGTAGAAGTGCCAGCAGAGATAATAGGGGATGGTGTTTTTTGTTGTCGTACTCCTCCACACAAGGTTGGCAGGGTTCATTTCTATGTAACATGTTCTAATAGGTTAGCATGTAGTGAAGTGCATGAATTCGATTTCCGAGTCAATACTTCTCAAGAAATCAACACTGCGGGATAG
- the LOC25501910 gene encoding calmodulin-binding transcription activator 3 isoform X2 codes for MPTSGSLFLYNRKVVKHFRNDGHNWRKNKDGKTLQESHGKLMDEGVEVLQCYYARGAQNNNFCRRIYWLIEEKLSHIVLVHYLEEEGKKASVICSKEYEESNPCAQQTYKVMANTEMETSRSSNLHPHSYHIHLQTNGAQASECEEAELAFNSEANSDLHSFLELQCPVSQKIKTQLVGSNCSLPLKDDQERLPVFRQVDYIPLSQANETRHINNVGSACEPSKLLGYYSSWQHILDNTAASYDELFQPSFPEIQSNNMEINSTSQQYEVMGQPFSSTITKQHQNGSLIQSVGNWQVLD; via the exons ATGCCTACAA GTGGTTCACTTTTCCTATATAATCGAAAGGTGGTGAAACACTTTAGAAATGATGGTCATAACTGGAGGAAGAATAAAGATGGAAAAACTCTCCAGGAAAGCCATGGAAAGCTCATG GATGAAGGTGTGGAAGTATTACAGTGCTACTATGCCCGTGGAGcgcaaaataataatttttgtagACGAATTTATTGGTTGATTGAAGA GAAACTCTCACACATTGTTTTAGTCCATTATCTGGAAGAGGAG GGAAAGAAGGCAAGTGTAATATGTTCCAAAGAATACGAAGAATCTAATCCTTGTGCTCAACAAACATACAAAGTTATGGCCAACACAGAAATGGAAACTTCTCGATCGTCTAATCTTCATCCACATAGTTACCATATTCATTTGCAAACTAACGGTGCTCAAGCATCAGAATGTGAAGAAGCTGAATTAG CATTCAATAGCGAAGCAAATTCTGATCTCCACTCTTTTCTTGAGCTGCAATGCCCTGTTTCTCAGAAGATTAAAACTCAACTCGTAGGTTCTAACTGTTCTctaccactcaaag ATGATCAAGAAAGGTTGCCTGTCTTTCGTCAGGTAGATTATATCCCACTCAGTCAAGCTAATGAAACCAGACACATTAATAATGTTGGATCGGCATGTGAACCGTCAAAACTCCTTGGCTATTATTCATCATGGCAACATATCTTGGACAATACTGCTGCAAGTTATGACGAGCTTTTTCAGCCTTCTTTTCCTGAGATACAATCCAATAACATGGAAATAAATAGTACTTCTCaacaatatgaggtaatggggCAACCTTTTAGCAGCACCATTACTAAACAGCATCAGAATGGAAGTCTTATACAAAGTGTAGGAAATTGGCAGGTATTGGATTAG
- the LOC25501911 gene encoding calmodulin-binding transcription activator 1 isoform X1, whose amino-acid sequence MSNSYTMMATTDIEEILLQAQYRWLRPAEICQILTNYNSFQISSQPSYMPPSGSLFLFDRKATRYFRKDGHNWRKKKDGKTVREAHERLKAGSVEVLHCYYAHGEQNDNFQRRTYWMLEEELSHIVLVHYREVKRTKATLIHAKENEESNPCDQQSYKVMPNTEAETSLPSSMNSGQASEYEEAESAFNSHANSDFYSFLELQQPAVQKIKAQLPYSNCPLPLKDDQERLPVIPQVDDISLSQTNETKYINNVGLTCELSKVLGFSSWQDILENKAGSHNVPFQSFPEKEPNNMEINSTSQGYETMGQHLTISITKQHENRSFIQAEAEGNWQASGFNSLSASTCPKDSAYSGSSCEVTYSDNEQEVNEVDFQQSLEQFLLHAHQQHKVCMRNSSHEIPLKAEDRLKSDLGVDKSPDGIEDTQFTSKKTILSVSVAEDGLKKLDSFNQWMSKELCDVEESSKHSPSGAYWDTVESENGVDSTTIPSQVHLENYVLDPSICYDQLFSIIDYSPSWTFEDSEIEVLISGRFLKSQHEAEDCKWSCMFGEIEVPAEITRNGVLCCHTPQHKAGRVPFYVTCSNRLACSEVREFDFRVNYTQEDNTAGETRSRNTYDTFNKRFGEFLSQEHDFPRVLDSISVNEKSQLRSKIGSLLGRKDDEWDELLKFTLDKDFSPELVHDQLLQNLLKDKLHAWLLQKTTEDGKGPNVLDEGGQGVLHFAAFFGYDWAFEPTIVAGVNVNFRDVNGWTALHWAAFCGRERTVASLISLGGAPGALTDPCPQHPSGRTPADLASANGHKGIAGYLAESFLSSQLKSLDLKRNMRETVGTKQRVQEQNNECFSHEPSMKDSLAAVCNATQAAARIHQVFRVQSFQRKQQKEYDGDKFGISDERALSLITVNAKSHKSGLRIEPVHVAATRIQNKFRSWKGRKDFLIIRQRIVKIQAHVRGHQVRKNYRKIIWSVGIVEKIILRWRRKGSGLRGFKSEAISEGTMVQGVSSATEDDYDFLKEGRKQTEKRLEKALARVKSMAQYPDARDQYHRLLNVVTEIQENQVKQDRNFINSEESRQFNSLVDLEALLDEDTFMPTAT is encoded by the exons ATGTCTAATTCTTATACTATGATGGCCACAACAGAtattgaagaaattttattacAAGCACAATATCGATGGCTACGTCCAGCTGAAATTTGTCAAATTCTCACTAACTATAACAGCTTTCAGATTTCTTCACAACCTTCATATATGCCTCCAA GTGGTTCACTTTTCTTGTTTGATCGAAAGGCGACAAGATACTTTAGAAAGGATGGACATAACTGGAGGAAGAAAAAAGATGGAAAAACTGTCAGGGAAGCTCATGAAAGACTCAAG GCTGGAAGTGTGGAAGTATTGCACTGCTACTACGCCCATGGAGAACaaaatgataattttcaaagaCGAACTTACTGGATGCTTGAGGA GGAACTCTCACACATCGTTCTAGTCCATTATCGGGAAGTGAAG AGAACCAAAGCAACTTTAATACATgccaaagaaaatgaagaatctAATCCTTGTGATCAACAATCATACAAAGTTATGCCGAACACAGAGGCAGAGACTTCTTTACCGTCTAGCATGAACAGTGGTCAAGCATCAGAATATGAAGAAGCTGAATCAG CATTCAATAGCCATGCAAATTCGGATTTCTACTCTTTTCTTGAGCTGCAACAGCCTGCTGTTCAAAAGATTAAAGCTCAACTCCCTTATTCTAACTGTCCTCTACCTCTCAAAG ATGATCAGGAAAGGTTGCCTGTCATTCCTCAGGTTGATGATATCTCACTCAGTCAAACTAATGAAACCAAATACATTAACAATGTTGGATTGACATGTGAACTCTCAAAAGTTCTTGGCTTTTCATCATGGCAAGATATCTTAGAAAATAAGGCTGGAAGTCATAATGTGCCTTTTCAGTCTTTTCCTGAAAAAGAACCCAATAACATGGAAATCAATAGTACTTCTCAAGGATATGAGACAATGGGGCAACATTTAACCATCAGCATTACTAAACAGCATGAGAATAGAAGTTTTATACAAGCTGAAGCTGAAGGAAATTGGCAG GCCTCTGGCTTTAATTCATTAAGCGCATCCACATGTCCCAAAGATAGTGCCTATTCAGGCTCATCCTGTGAGGTTACTTATAGTGACAATGAGCAGGAAGTTAACGAAGTTGATTTTCAACAATCCCTGGAACAGTTCCTTCTTCATGCACACCAACAACACAAGGTTTGCATGCGAAATAGCTCTCATGAAATACCTTTAAAAGCAGAAGACCGGTTAAAATCAGATCTAGGGGTTGATAAAAGCCCAGATGGAATAGAAGACACTCAGTTCACTTCAAAGAAGACTATATTAAGTGTATCTGTGGCAGAAGATGGCCTGAAGAAGCTCGACAGTTTCAACCAATGGATGAGTAAAGAACTATGCGATGTCGAAGAATCGAGCAAGCATTCCCCTTCTGGTGCTTATTGGGATACAGTTGAAAGCGAAAATGGTGTTGACAGTACAACTATTCCTTCCCAGGTGCACCTGGAGAACTATGTACTGGATCCATCTATTTGCTATGATCAGCTTTTCAGCATCATTGATTATTCCCCAAGTTGGACATTTGAAGACTCGGAAATTGAG GTTCTCATTTCAGGACGATTCTTAAAGAGTCAACATGAAGCAGAAGATTGTAAATGGTCGTGCATGTTCGGCGAGATAGAAGTGCCGGCAGAGATAACCAGGAATGGTGTTCTCTGTTGTCATACACCACAACACAAGGCTGGAAGGGTTCCTTTCTATGTAACATGTTCTAATAGGTTAGCATGTAGTGAAGTGCGCGAATTCGATTTCCGAGTCAATTATACTCAAGAAGACAACACTGCCGGTGAGACCAGAAGCAGGAATACTTATGATACTTTTAATAAGAGATTTGGAGAATTTTTGTCCCAAGAGCATGACTTCCCTCGAGTTTTAGATTCAATTAGTGTGAATGAGAAATCTCAACTGAGAAGTAAAATTGGTTCTTTGCTTGGTAGGAAGGACGATGAATGGGATGAACTACTGAAATTTACTCTAGACAAAGATTTTTCTCCAGAACTTGTACATGATCAACTGCTTCAAAATCTTCTAAAAGATAAACTACATGCATGGCTCCTTCAGAAAACAACTGAAGATGGGAAAGGCCCAAATGTATTAGATGAAGGTGGCCAAGGTGTTCTTCATTTTGCAGCCTTTTTTGGCTACGATTGGGCCTTTGAACCAACAATTGTTGCTGGTGTGAATGTGAACTTTCGTGATGTAAATGGATGGACTGCTCTTCATTGGGCGGCGTTTTGTGGCAG GGAGAGGACAGTTGCTTCCCTCATATCTCTTGGGGGAGCACCAGGAGCACTTACTGATCCATGCCCACAACATCCTTCTGGTAGAACACCAGCCGACCTAGCTTCTGCAAATGGACACAAAGGAATTGCTGGTTATCTTGCAGAATCTTTCTTAAGCTCACAACTCAAGTCTCTTGATTTGAAAAGAAACATGAGAGAAACCGTTGGAACGAAACAAAGAGTCCAAGAACAAAACAATGAGTGCTTCTCACATGAACCTTCAATGAAAGATTCACTGGCTGCAGTGTGCAATGCAACTCAAGCTGCTGCTCGTATTCATCAAGTTTTTAGAGTGCAATCATTCCAGAGAAAACAACAAAAGGAATACGATGGTGACAAATTTGGAATATCTGATGAACGTGCTCTTTCACTAATAACAGTGAATGCAAAGTCACACAAGTCTGGACTACGCATTGAGCCTGTTCATGTTGCTGCAACACGTATTCAGAACAAGTTTCGCAGTTGGAAGGGCAGAAAAGATTTTTTGATTATTCGACAGCGAATTGTAAAAATTCAG GCTCACGTGAGAGGTCACCAGGTTAGGAAAAACTATAGGAAGATAATTTGGTCAGTTGGGATTGTGGAAAAGATTATATTACGTTGGCGTCGAAAAGGTAGTGGTTTGCGTGGATTCAAATCAGAGGCCATTTCTGAGGGAACTATGGTACAAGGTGTATCATCTGCCACTGAGGATGACTATGATTTTCTGAAAGAAGGCAGGAAGCAAACTGAGAAAAGGTTGGAGAAAGCCCTTGCTAGAGTGAAGTCAATGGCTCAATATCCAGATGCAAGAGACCAATACCACAGGCTGTTGAATGTTGTAACTGAGATACAAGAAAATCAG GTAAAGCAAGATCGAAATTTTATCAATTCAGAAGAATCAAGACAATTCAATAGCCTCGTTGATCTTGAAGCATTGTTGGATGAAGATACTTTCATGCCTACAGCCACTTAG
- the LOC25501911 gene encoding calmodulin-binding transcription activator 1 isoform X2, with product MAHLHPNQFDIEEILLQAQYRWLRPAEICQILTNYNSFQISSQPSYMPPSGSLFLFDRKATRYFRKDGHNWRKKKDGKTVREAHERLKAGSVEVLHCYYAHGEQNDNFQRRTYWMLEEELSHIVLVHYREVKRTKATLIHAKENEESNPCDQQSYKVMPNTEAETSLPSSMNSGQASEYEEAESAFNSHANSDFYSFLELQQPAVQKIKAQLPYSNCPLPLKDDQERLPVIPQVDDISLSQTNETKYINNVGLTCELSKVLGFSSWQDILENKAGSHNVPFQSFPEKEPNNMEINSTSQGYETMGQHLTISITKQHENRSFIQAEAEGNWQASGFNSLSASTCPKDSAYSGSSCEVTYSDNEQEVNEVDFQQSLEQFLLHAHQQHKVCMRNSSHEIPLKAEDRLKSDLGVDKSPDGIEDTQFTSKKTILSVSVAEDGLKKLDSFNQWMSKELCDVEESSKHSPSGAYWDTVESENGVDSTTIPSQVHLENYVLDPSICYDQLFSIIDYSPSWTFEDSEIEVLISGRFLKSQHEAEDCKWSCMFGEIEVPAEITRNGVLCCHTPQHKAGRVPFYVTCSNRLACSEVREFDFRVNYTQEDNTAGETRSRNTYDTFNKRFGEFLSQEHDFPRVLDSISVNEKSQLRSKIGSLLGRKDDEWDELLKFTLDKDFSPELVHDQLLQNLLKDKLHAWLLQKTTEDGKGPNVLDEGGQGVLHFAAFFGYDWAFEPTIVAGVNVNFRDVNGWTALHWAAFCGRERTVASLISLGGAPGALTDPCPQHPSGRTPADLASANGHKGIAGYLAESFLSSQLKSLDLKRNMRETVGTKQRVQEQNNECFSHEPSMKDSLAAVCNATQAAARIHQVFRVQSFQRKQQKEYDGDKFGISDERALSLITVNAKSHKSGLRIEPVHVAATRIQNKFRSWKGRKDFLIIRQRIVKIQAHVRGHQVRKNYRKIIWSVGIVEKIILRWRRKGSGLRGFKSEAISEGTMVQGVSSATEDDYDFLKEGRKQTEKRLEKALARVKSMAQYPDARDQYHRLLNVVTEIQENQVKQDRNFINSEESRQFNSLVDLEALLDEDTFMPTAT from the exons ATGGCTCATCTTCACCCTAACCAATTTG AtattgaagaaattttattacAAGCACAATATCGATGGCTACGTCCAGCTGAAATTTGTCAAATTCTCACTAACTATAACAGCTTTCAGATTTCTTCACAACCTTCATATATGCCTCCAA GTGGTTCACTTTTCTTGTTTGATCGAAAGGCGACAAGATACTTTAGAAAGGATGGACATAACTGGAGGAAGAAAAAAGATGGAAAAACTGTCAGGGAAGCTCATGAAAGACTCAAG GCTGGAAGTGTGGAAGTATTGCACTGCTACTACGCCCATGGAGAACaaaatgataattttcaaagaCGAACTTACTGGATGCTTGAGGA GGAACTCTCACACATCGTTCTAGTCCATTATCGGGAAGTGAAG AGAACCAAAGCAACTTTAATACATgccaaagaaaatgaagaatctAATCCTTGTGATCAACAATCATACAAAGTTATGCCGAACACAGAGGCAGAGACTTCTTTACCGTCTAGCATGAACAGTGGTCAAGCATCAGAATATGAAGAAGCTGAATCAG CATTCAATAGCCATGCAAATTCGGATTTCTACTCTTTTCTTGAGCTGCAACAGCCTGCTGTTCAAAAGATTAAAGCTCAACTCCCTTATTCTAACTGTCCTCTACCTCTCAAAG ATGATCAGGAAAGGTTGCCTGTCATTCCTCAGGTTGATGATATCTCACTCAGTCAAACTAATGAAACCAAATACATTAACAATGTTGGATTGACATGTGAACTCTCAAAAGTTCTTGGCTTTTCATCATGGCAAGATATCTTAGAAAATAAGGCTGGAAGTCATAATGTGCCTTTTCAGTCTTTTCCTGAAAAAGAACCCAATAACATGGAAATCAATAGTACTTCTCAAGGATATGAGACAATGGGGCAACATTTAACCATCAGCATTACTAAACAGCATGAGAATAGAAGTTTTATACAAGCTGAAGCTGAAGGAAATTGGCAG GCCTCTGGCTTTAATTCATTAAGCGCATCCACATGTCCCAAAGATAGTGCCTATTCAGGCTCATCCTGTGAGGTTACTTATAGTGACAATGAGCAGGAAGTTAACGAAGTTGATTTTCAACAATCCCTGGAACAGTTCCTTCTTCATGCACACCAACAACACAAGGTTTGCATGCGAAATAGCTCTCATGAAATACCTTTAAAAGCAGAAGACCGGTTAAAATCAGATCTAGGGGTTGATAAAAGCCCAGATGGAATAGAAGACACTCAGTTCACTTCAAAGAAGACTATATTAAGTGTATCTGTGGCAGAAGATGGCCTGAAGAAGCTCGACAGTTTCAACCAATGGATGAGTAAAGAACTATGCGATGTCGAAGAATCGAGCAAGCATTCCCCTTCTGGTGCTTATTGGGATACAGTTGAAAGCGAAAATGGTGTTGACAGTACAACTATTCCTTCCCAGGTGCACCTGGAGAACTATGTACTGGATCCATCTATTTGCTATGATCAGCTTTTCAGCATCATTGATTATTCCCCAAGTTGGACATTTGAAGACTCGGAAATTGAG GTTCTCATTTCAGGACGATTCTTAAAGAGTCAACATGAAGCAGAAGATTGTAAATGGTCGTGCATGTTCGGCGAGATAGAAGTGCCGGCAGAGATAACCAGGAATGGTGTTCTCTGTTGTCATACACCACAACACAAGGCTGGAAGGGTTCCTTTCTATGTAACATGTTCTAATAGGTTAGCATGTAGTGAAGTGCGCGAATTCGATTTCCGAGTCAATTATACTCAAGAAGACAACACTGCCGGTGAGACCAGAAGCAGGAATACTTATGATACTTTTAATAAGAGATTTGGAGAATTTTTGTCCCAAGAGCATGACTTCCCTCGAGTTTTAGATTCAATTAGTGTGAATGAGAAATCTCAACTGAGAAGTAAAATTGGTTCTTTGCTTGGTAGGAAGGACGATGAATGGGATGAACTACTGAAATTTACTCTAGACAAAGATTTTTCTCCAGAACTTGTACATGATCAACTGCTTCAAAATCTTCTAAAAGATAAACTACATGCATGGCTCCTTCAGAAAACAACTGAAGATGGGAAAGGCCCAAATGTATTAGATGAAGGTGGCCAAGGTGTTCTTCATTTTGCAGCCTTTTTTGGCTACGATTGGGCCTTTGAACCAACAATTGTTGCTGGTGTGAATGTGAACTTTCGTGATGTAAATGGATGGACTGCTCTTCATTGGGCGGCGTTTTGTGGCAG GGAGAGGACAGTTGCTTCCCTCATATCTCTTGGGGGAGCACCAGGAGCACTTACTGATCCATGCCCACAACATCCTTCTGGTAGAACACCAGCCGACCTAGCTTCTGCAAATGGACACAAAGGAATTGCTGGTTATCTTGCAGAATCTTTCTTAAGCTCACAACTCAAGTCTCTTGATTTGAAAAGAAACATGAGAGAAACCGTTGGAACGAAACAAAGAGTCCAAGAACAAAACAATGAGTGCTTCTCACATGAACCTTCAATGAAAGATTCACTGGCTGCAGTGTGCAATGCAACTCAAGCTGCTGCTCGTATTCATCAAGTTTTTAGAGTGCAATCATTCCAGAGAAAACAACAAAAGGAATACGATGGTGACAAATTTGGAATATCTGATGAACGTGCTCTTTCACTAATAACAGTGAATGCAAAGTCACACAAGTCTGGACTACGCATTGAGCCTGTTCATGTTGCTGCAACACGTATTCAGAACAAGTTTCGCAGTTGGAAGGGCAGAAAAGATTTTTTGATTATTCGACAGCGAATTGTAAAAATTCAG GCTCACGTGAGAGGTCACCAGGTTAGGAAAAACTATAGGAAGATAATTTGGTCAGTTGGGATTGTGGAAAAGATTATATTACGTTGGCGTCGAAAAGGTAGTGGTTTGCGTGGATTCAAATCAGAGGCCATTTCTGAGGGAACTATGGTACAAGGTGTATCATCTGCCACTGAGGATGACTATGATTTTCTGAAAGAAGGCAGGAAGCAAACTGAGAAAAGGTTGGAGAAAGCCCTTGCTAGAGTGAAGTCAATGGCTCAATATCCAGATGCAAGAGACCAATACCACAGGCTGTTGAATGTTGTAACTGAGATACAAGAAAATCAG GTAAAGCAAGATCGAAATTTTATCAATTCAGAAGAATCAAGACAATTCAATAGCCTCGTTGATCTTGAAGCATTGTTGGATGAAGATACTTTCATGCCTACAGCCACTTAG
- the LOC25501910 gene encoding calmodulin-binding transcription activator 3 isoform X1: MFWFTLGGSLFLYNRKVVKHFRNDGHNWRKNKDGKTLQESHGKLMDEGVEVLQCYYARGAQNNNFCRRIYWLIEEKLSHIVLVHYLEEEGKKASVICSKEYEESNPCAQQTYKVMANTEMETSRSSNLHPHSYHIHLQTNGAQASECEEAELAFNSEANSDLHSFLELQCPVSQKIKTQLVGSNCSLPLKDDQERLPVFRQVDYIPLSQANETRHINNVGSACEPSKLLGYYSSWQHILDNTAASYDELFQPSFPEIQSNNMEINSTSQQYEVMGQPFSSTITKQHQNGSLIQSVGNWQVLD, translated from the exons ATGTTTTGGTTTACATTAGGTGGTTCACTTTTCCTATATAATCGAAAGGTGGTGAAACACTTTAGAAATGATGGTCATAACTGGAGGAAGAATAAAGATGGAAAAACTCTCCAGGAAAGCCATGGAAAGCTCATG GATGAAGGTGTGGAAGTATTACAGTGCTACTATGCCCGTGGAGcgcaaaataataatttttgtagACGAATTTATTGGTTGATTGAAGA GAAACTCTCACACATTGTTTTAGTCCATTATCTGGAAGAGGAG GGAAAGAAGGCAAGTGTAATATGTTCCAAAGAATACGAAGAATCTAATCCTTGTGCTCAACAAACATACAAAGTTATGGCCAACACAGAAATGGAAACTTCTCGATCGTCTAATCTTCATCCACATAGTTACCATATTCATTTGCAAACTAACGGTGCTCAAGCATCAGAATGTGAAGAAGCTGAATTAG CATTCAATAGCGAAGCAAATTCTGATCTCCACTCTTTTCTTGAGCTGCAATGCCCTGTTTCTCAGAAGATTAAAACTCAACTCGTAGGTTCTAACTGTTCTctaccactcaaag ATGATCAAGAAAGGTTGCCTGTCTTTCGTCAGGTAGATTATATCCCACTCAGTCAAGCTAATGAAACCAGACACATTAATAATGTTGGATCGGCATGTGAACCGTCAAAACTCCTTGGCTATTATTCATCATGGCAACATATCTTGGACAATACTGCTGCAAGTTATGACGAGCTTTTTCAGCCTTCTTTTCCTGAGATACAATCCAATAACATGGAAATAAATAGTACTTCTCaacaatatgaggtaatggggCAACCTTTTAGCAGCACCATTACTAAACAGCATCAGAATGGAAGTCTTATACAAAGTGTAGGAAATTGGCAGGTATTGGATTAG